A window from Rhizosphaericola mali encodes these proteins:
- a CDS encoding DUF3800 domain-containing protein — protein MNKVIAFADEFGNNSFDFNNQGSHFIISSIIVNLNELKSFESQVEKIREKYFQKGEIKSSKVGANYSRRIKILNALLELNFSIYAVVIDKQKLYSEGFKYKQSFYKFLNGILYKELFRTFPQLELKVDEHGGNDFMKSFKKYVEKNHIRTLFEGAEFQIHKSHNELGIQVADFIAGTLGYIYDITKKTSNSYKFYEIISSKLISVNNFPKKYKIENFADNNLYAEFDDTISNISLRKIFDFIDTTHATNDNKLDQLNFMKLLVLFHQSNHHKKYTTSDQFIKHLNVNRETKLSKEKFTNIIGGLRDRGILIASSREGYKIPSTSNEIRKYIRHGKNILFPIIDRIEKCRTSILLATNNSLDILEDEEFKDLKKIIEKIYE, from the coding sequence ATGAATAAAGTAATTGCATTTGCAGATGAATTTGGCAATAATTCATTTGATTTTAATAACCAAGGCAGTCATTTCATCATTTCAAGTATCATCGTCAATCTTAATGAATTGAAATCCTTCGAAAGCCAAGTCGAAAAGATTAGAGAAAAATATTTTCAAAAAGGCGAAATCAAATCTAGTAAAGTTGGCGCAAATTATTCAAGAAGAATAAAAATCTTAAATGCATTATTGGAACTAAATTTTTCAATTTACGCTGTTGTAATAGACAAACAAAAATTATATAGTGAAGGATTTAAATATAAGCAATCCTTTTATAAATTTCTAAATGGTATACTTTATAAAGAGTTATTCAGAACATTTCCTCAACTCGAGCTTAAAGTAGACGAACACGGTGGAAATGATTTCATGAAAAGTTTCAAAAAATATGTAGAGAAAAATCATATTAGAACATTATTTGAAGGGGCGGAATTTCAAATTCATAAGAGTCACAATGAATTGGGTATACAGGTCGCCGATTTTATCGCAGGTACATTAGGATATATATACGACATAACAAAAAAAACATCAAACTCCTATAAATTTTATGAAATAATTTCTAGTAAACTGATTAGTGTTAATAATTTTCCCAAAAAATATAAAATTGAAAATTTCGCAGATAACAATTTGTATGCAGAATTTGATGATACTATTTCAAATATCAGCTTAAGAAAAATCTTTGACTTTATTGATACCACTCATGCAACAAATGATAACAAATTAGATCAATTGAATTTTATGAAATTATTAGTTTTATTTCATCAGTCCAATCATCATAAAAAATATACAACTTCGGATCAATTTATTAAACACTTAAATGTAAATAGAGAAACTAAATTAAGTAAAGAAAAATTCACAAATATTATAGGAGGTTTGAGAGACAGGGGAATTTTAATTGCAAGCAGTCGAGAAGGTTATAAAATTCCTTCAACATCTAATGAAATAAGAAAGTATATTCGACACGGAAAAAATATTCTGTTTCCAATTATTGATAGGATAGAAAAATGCAGAACCTCAATACTACTTGCAACAAATAATTCCTTAGATATTTTAGAAGATGAGGAATTTAAAGATTTAAAAAAAATTATTGAAAAAATTTATGAGTAA
- the hutF gene encoding formimidoylglutamate deiminase — translation MNKKTYFLKGILTENGWLENVAIEVDSIGEILSIQNDIVARPDYEMVNGYALPGFQNGHSHAFQYAMVGLAEYDEGHTDNFWTWRNAMYDLALTISPIQMEAIASQLYADMLRMGYTAVAEFHYVHHQPNGQFYDQIDELGQALMRAADKVGIHLTLIPILYQKGNFGKNAEAKQRRFICSDIEDYFRLLDASIHSSKSCDRVDVAVGAHSLRAVGKENLQLLLQTIDSDRPFHMHISEQIKEIEDCLDFYKQRPVEWLLDNFNVNKKFNLVHATHMTAQETKSLANTGANVVLCPATEGNLGDGIFNFTQYNQSKGSWCIGTDSHISINHLEDLRWVDNVQRLITHQRISYRIPNSPDSGFNAIKQAWQGGRRAMGKDVVQFFKVGDYFDAVIVDASEPLIASTNLKNMCNTIVYGQNSSFIKGTITAGKWRVKNGRHIQSDSIGHDFVKNIKELGSR, via the coding sequence ATGAATAAGAAAACTTATTTTTTAAAAGGGATATTAACAGAAAATGGTTGGTTGGAAAATGTTGCTATTGAAGTTGATTCAATAGGCGAAATTTTATCTATCCAAAATGATATTGTTGCCCGACCCGACTATGAAATGGTAAATGGTTATGCATTGCCAGGATTTCAAAATGGGCATTCGCATGCATTTCAATACGCCATGGTTGGTTTGGCGGAATATGATGAAGGGCATACTGATAATTTTTGGACTTGGCGAAATGCTATGTATGATTTAGCCTTGACTATTTCACCAATTCAGATGGAAGCTATCGCGTCACAGTTGTACGCTGATATGTTACGCATGGGATATACGGCTGTTGCAGAGTTTCATTATGTGCATCATCAACCCAATGGGCAATTTTATGATCAAATAGATGAATTAGGGCAAGCTTTGATGCGTGCCGCAGACAAAGTGGGTATACATTTGACATTGATTCCAATACTATATCAAAAAGGGAATTTTGGTAAAAATGCGGAAGCAAAGCAGCGAAGATTTATTTGTTCGGATATTGAGGATTATTTCCGATTATTAGATGCTAGTATTCATTCCTCAAAATCTTGTGATAGGGTTGATGTCGCTGTGGGTGCTCATTCATTGCGTGCCGTAGGAAAAGAAAATTTGCAATTATTGTTGCAAACTATAGACTCTGATCGACCATTTCATATGCATATTTCTGAGCAAATAAAAGAAATCGAAGATTGCTTAGATTTTTATAAACAACGTCCTGTAGAATGGCTTTTAGATAATTTTAATGTAAATAAAAAATTCAATTTAGTTCATGCTACGCACATGACTGCTCAAGAAACGAAAAGTCTTGCAAATACTGGTGCCAACGTTGTTTTATGTCCTGCTACGGAAGGCAATTTGGGTGATGGTATTTTTAATTTTACGCAATACAATCAATCTAAAGGTTCTTGGTGTATCGGTACGGATAGTCATATCAGTATTAATCATCTGGAAGACTTGCGTTGGGTGGATAACGTGCAACGCCTAATTACGCATCAACGTATTTCTTATAGAATTCCTAATTCACCAGATAGCGGATTTAATGCAATCAAGCAAGCTTGGCAAGGTGGGCGCAGAGCTATGGGTAAAGATGTAGTACAATTTTTTAAAGTGGGTGATTATTTTGATGCGGTTATAGTTGATGCTAGTGAACCATTAATAGCTTCTACTAATTTGAAAAATATGTGTAATACTATTGTATATGGTCAGAATAGTTCTTTTATTAAAGGAACTATAACCGCTGGTAAATGGCGTGTTAAAAATGGGAGACATATTCAGTCTGATAGTATCGGACATGATTTTGTAAAAAACATAAAAGAATTAGGGTCTCGATAA
- a CDS encoding N-formylglutamate amidohydrolase produces the protein MEVFKILKPVIAEVPIVISCPHVGTYFPETIQSHFESKALSTLDDTDWFIDRLYSFALSVGIPMIVATHHRWVIDLNRDVNDQPLYTDGRVITSVMPTTDFNGNNLYQSDYHPDAVELEYRIENYYRPYHEALKGMLGNAKSKFGKVLLLDAHSIKKVVHGIQKKPFPDLILGDNNGQSSDNKYSQIAQQTLQQNNDYSFGYNQPFKGGSITRNFGKPKENIHALQIEMAKTNYMDDKELYWNGERAFNIQVVLQQLCSRLIESLI, from the coding sequence ATGGAAGTTTTTAAAATATTAAAGCCCGTTATTGCTGAAGTTCCTATAGTCATTAGTTGTCCACATGTAGGTACATATTTTCCCGAAACAATACAATCGCATTTTGAATCTAAAGCATTGTCAACTTTGGATGATACAGATTGGTTTATAGATAGACTTTATTCTTTTGCCTTGAGTGTCGGTATTCCCATGATTGTGGCGACGCATCATAGGTGGGTGATTGACCTCAATAGAGATGTAAATGATCAGCCTTTGTATACTGATGGTCGAGTAATTACGAGTGTTATGCCAACAACAGATTTTAATGGAAATAATTTATATCAATCGGACTATCATCCTGATGCAGTTGAACTAGAGTATAGAATTGAAAATTATTATCGCCCTTATCATGAAGCATTAAAAGGAATGTTAGGAAATGCAAAAAGTAAATTTGGAAAAGTTTTGCTACTCGATGCACATTCAATAAAAAAAGTAGTTCATGGAATTCAAAAAAAGCCTTTTCCTGATCTTATTTTGGGGGATAATAACGGTCAATCCTCTGATAATAAATATAGTCAAATTGCACAGCAAACATTACAGCAAAATAATGACTATAGTTTTGGCTATAATCAACCATTTAAAGGCGGGTCCATTACACGGAATTTTGGAAAACCGAAAGAAAATATTCATGCATTGCAAATAGAAATGGCTAAGACGAACTATATGGATGATAAGGAATTATATTGGAATGGAGAAAGAGCATTTAATATTCAAGTAGTGCTACAACAACTATGTTCACGATTAATTGAAAGTTTGATCTAA
- a CDS encoding urocanate hydratase yields the protein MTFKEEILQGIPSILPEMPVYDLHINHAPKRKAILTLEEEKLAIRNALRYFPIEWHSQLAHEFLSELHMYGRIYMYRFRPMYDMYARPIADYPAQNQQAAAIMLMIQNNLNPLVAQHPHELITYGGNGAVFQNWAQYLLTMQYLATMTDRQTLSMYSGHPMGLFPSNPRAPRVVVTNGMMIPNYSKQDDWERYNALGVTQYGQMTAGSYMYIGPQGIVHGTTITVMNAFRKLLGSKENPKGKVFLTSGLGGMSGAQPKAGNIVGCITVCAEVNPDAAKKRFEQGWVNELIDDLQSLCNRVKIAIQNKENVSIAFIGNIVDVWEYFYEKNIPVAVGSDQTSLHNPWSGGYYPVDVSFDQAKEMIANDPDAFKIAVQKSLVRQVAVINKHVERGTYFFDYGNAFLLESSRAGADILDASGLNFRYSSYVQDILGPMCFDYGFGPFRWVCTSCDPKDLQITDQISLTIMKSLQTEAPEEIQQQMEDNIQWIEHAEQNNLVVGSQARILYADSNGRIEIALAFNKAVGDGILSAPIVLGRDHHDVSGTDSPYRETSNIYDGSRYTADMAIQNVIGDSFRGATWVSIHNGGGVGWGEVINGGFGMVLDGSQECDEKIKEMLFFDVNNGIARRAWARNKGAMQAINYETKQTPSLKITDVNLVSEDIIDQLFSTQK from the coding sequence ATGACATTTAAAGAAGAAATATTACAAGGAATTCCATCGATATTACCTGAAATGCCCGTGTATGATCTGCACATCAATCATGCACCCAAACGTAAAGCTATCTTGACTTTGGAAGAAGAAAAATTAGCGATAAGAAATGCGTTAAGATATTTTCCTATTGAATGGCATAGTCAGTTGGCGCATGAGTTTTTATCCGAATTACATATGTATGGTCGTATTTACATGTATCGATTTCGCCCAATGTATGATATGTATGCACGTCCAATTGCGGATTACCCGGCACAAAATCAACAAGCAGCTGCAATTATGTTGATGATTCAAAATAATCTCAATCCTTTAGTAGCACAACATCCGCATGAGTTAATAACGTATGGAGGCAACGGTGCGGTGTTTCAAAACTGGGCACAATATCTTTTGACGATGCAATATTTGGCCACTATGACGGATCGTCAAACACTAAGTATGTATAGCGGGCACCCGATGGGCTTATTCCCCTCTAATCCAAGAGCACCCCGTGTAGTGGTAACAAATGGAATGATGATTCCAAATTATTCAAAACAGGATGATTGGGAACGGTACAATGCTTTAGGTGTTACCCAATATGGACAAATGACGGCGGGCTCCTATATGTATATTGGACCTCAAGGTATCGTACATGGGACGACAATTACAGTGATGAATGCTTTTCGTAAATTATTAGGTAGTAAAGAAAATCCTAAAGGTAAAGTCTTTTTAACTTCTGGTTTGGGTGGTATGAGTGGTGCTCAACCTAAAGCTGGTAATATAGTTGGCTGTATTACGGTATGTGCGGAAGTTAATCCCGACGCGGCGAAGAAAAGATTTGAACAAGGTTGGGTTAATGAATTGATTGATGATCTTCAAAGTCTGTGTAATAGAGTTAAAATTGCTATTCAAAATAAGGAAAATGTGTCTATTGCTTTTATTGGTAATATAGTTGATGTATGGGAATATTTTTATGAAAAAAATATTCCAGTTGCGGTAGGTTCTGACCAGACTTCTTTACATAATCCTTGGTCTGGCGGTTATTATCCAGTAGATGTTTCATTTGATCAAGCAAAAGAAATGATAGCAAATGATCCTGATGCATTTAAAATAGCAGTACAAAAATCCTTGGTTAGACAAGTTGCAGTCATCAATAAACATGTGGAAAGAGGGACGTATTTTTTTGATTATGGAAATGCTTTTTTATTGGAAAGTAGTCGTGCGGGGGCAGATATTCTAGACGCTTCTGGATTGAATTTTAGATATTCATCTTATGTACAAGATATTTTAGGGCCAATGTGTTTTGACTATGGTTTTGGGCCATTTCGTTGGGTCTGTACTTCTTGTGATCCGAAAGATTTACAAATTACAGATCAAATATCCTTAACTATAATGAAATCGTTGCAAACTGAAGCGCCCGAAGAAATTCAGCAACAAATGGAGGATAATATTCAGTGGATTGAGCATGCTGAACAAAATAATTTGGTTGTAGGTTCTCAAGCGCGTATACTATATGCGGACTCGAACGGACGTATTGAGATTGCGTTAGCATTTAATAAGGCTGTGGGAGATGGTATTCTTTCTGCTCCGATCGTTTTGGGTAGAGATCATCATGATGTCAGTGGCACAGATTCCCCTTATCGGGAAACAAGCAATATCTATGATGGAAGTCGGTATACGGCAGATATGGCTATTCAAAATGTGATTGGTGATAGTTTCAGAGGTGCTACATGGGTTTCCATACATAATGGTGGCGGTGTTGGTTGGGGAGAAGTTATCAATGGAGGTTTTGGGATGGTTTTAGACGGTTCTCAAGAATGTGATGAAAAAATAAAAGAAATGCTTTTTTTTGATGTAAATAACGGGATTGCGAGGCGTGCTTGGGCTAGAAATAAAGGAGCTATGCAGGCAATTAATTATGAAACAAAACAAACTCCATCTTTGAAAATAACTGATGTAAATCTAGTTTCAGAAGATATAATTGATCAATTGTTTTCAACTCAAAAATAA
- the hutI gene encoding imidazolonepropionase, whose product MEKYLIGPFTQIVTMANLPIKGALSDDQLEIIKEGGLIISNGKIQQVGLFNDLRIVANTENIPIQFIEGKNVCLPAFVDCHTHIAFGGNRANDFAYRNAGKTYLDIAAAGGGIANTVSHTRALTEQELVDIIVDRSAYLIAQGISTIEVKSGYGLNVAEELKLLRSIQKANQITPANLVATCLAAHILPKDFKGNAEAYLNTIIEELFPIIKKEKLTNRIDAFIEKSAFSPSEIAPYFNKAREIGFDITVHADQFTTGGSDVAIAFDAVSADHLEASTEKEINILAHSDTVAVALPAASLGVGCAFTPARKLLDAGASLAVATDWNPGTAPMAQLVTSASILATMEKLTNAEVLAAITFRAANALRLKDRGILMNGLKADFIVYDADNYQNITYLQGCLQPQSVWINGQLKYAKN is encoded by the coding sequence ATGGAAAAATATTTGATTGGACCATTTACCCAAATCGTTACAATGGCGAATCTTCCCATAAAAGGCGCTTTGTCTGACGATCAATTGGAAATTATTAAAGAAGGAGGTTTGATAATTTCCAATGGGAAAATTCAACAAGTTGGGTTATTTAACGACTTGCGAATAGTCGCCAATACAGAAAATATTCCTATTCAATTTATAGAAGGTAAAAATGTTTGTTTGCCTGCATTTGTAGATTGTCACACACATATAGCTTTTGGAGGTAATAGGGCTAATGATTTTGCTTATAGAAATGCAGGAAAAACTTATTTGGATATTGCTGCAGCAGGTGGTGGTATTGCTAATACGGTATCGCATACAAGAGCATTGACAGAACAAGAATTGGTTGATATTATAGTAGATCGCAGTGCTTATTTAATTGCACAAGGTATATCGACTATAGAAGTCAAAAGCGGTTATGGTCTCAATGTTGCAGAAGAATTAAAACTGTTACGTAGTATTCAAAAAGCGAATCAAATAACACCCGCTAACTTAGTAGCTACATGTTTGGCCGCACATATTTTGCCAAAGGATTTTAAGGGTAATGCAGAGGCTTATTTGAATACAATTATTGAGGAACTTTTTCCAATAATAAAAAAGGAAAAATTAACGAATAGAATTGATGCTTTTATTGAAAAGTCCGCTTTTTCTCCATCCGAAATTGCACCATATTTTAACAAGGCTCGAGAAATTGGCTTTGATATTACGGTACATGCGGATCAGTTTACAACTGGGGGATCTGATGTTGCAATAGCATTTGATGCCGTATCTGCGGATCATCTGGAAGCATCGACTGAAAAAGAAATTAATATACTCGCTCATTCAGATACGGTTGCTGTGGCATTACCCGCAGCGTCTTTAGGTGTAGGGTGCGCGTTTACACCTGCCCGTAAATTATTGGACGCTGGAGCGTCTCTTGCCGTTGCTACCGATTGGAATCCAGGAACTGCGCCGATGGCACAACTGGTAACCTCAGCTTCTATTTTGGCTACTATGGAAAAGCTCACCAATGCGGAAGTGTTGGCGGCAATAACTTTTCGTGCCGCTAATGCACTCCGTTTAAAAGATCGCGGAATATTGATGAATGGATTAAAAGCTGATTTTATAGTTTACGATGCCGATAATTATCAAAATATTACCTATCTGCAAGGATGTTTGCAACCGCAATCTGTTTGGATAAATGGGCAATTAAAATACGCTAAAAACTAA
- the hutH gene encoding histidine ammonia-lyase translates to MEIFKYGEGHLTSSIAVKIAEGKMQGILSEDTIAKIEKSAGYVKEIVASGETVYGINTGFGPLCTTKISVEETQKLQSNILKSHAVGVGEPIAKQLAKLMLILKVHALAQGFSGIQLTTIKRIVWFIDQDIVPLVPKQGSVGASGDLAPLSHLFLPLIGLGEVYVGNEVIKTAEVLHSHQLTPVELGPKEGLALINGTQFMAAHAVTAVVEMSRILDTADLIAAMTIEGLSGSIHPFLHELHDLRPYKGNKYVASTLYNLLHGSAIVDNHKNCNRVQDPYSLRCVPQVHGASRNAWLHLKETIEIEINSVTDNPIIISPDLAISGGSFHGQPIAMPMDYATLAVSELGNISDRRVFLSLGGGYQDVPKLLVKGTGLNSGFMILQYTTAALASENKSLCFPASADSIPTSLGQEDHVSMGSISGRKLLQVADNIDKILSIELICACQAIDYLRPLKSTPIIEALHDKVRTLITHVEDDQPMQEILHHAEALVKSGALISIAKEVSQNEHIPYQEESDYFQNF, encoded by the coding sequence ATGGAAATATTCAAATACGGTGAAGGGCATTTAACGAGTTCGATTGCAGTTAAAATTGCAGAAGGTAAAATGCAAGGAATTTTATCGGAAGATACAATTGCGAAAATTGAAAAAAGTGCTGGTTATGTAAAAGAAATAGTAGCATCCGGCGAAACGGTTTATGGAATAAATACGGGATTTGGGCCATTATGTACGACGAAAATAAGTGTAGAGGAAACGCAAAAACTACAATCCAATATTTTAAAAAGTCATGCTGTCGGAGTTGGTGAACCTATTGCTAAACAACTCGCCAAATTGATGCTGATTCTTAAAGTACATGCATTGGCTCAGGGTTTTTCTGGTATTCAATTAACAACTATAAAAAGAATAGTTTGGTTTATTGATCAGGATATTGTTCCATTAGTCCCCAAGCAAGGGTCTGTTGGAGCATCAGGGGATCTAGCGCCTTTGTCTCATTTATTTTTACCATTAATTGGTTTAGGAGAGGTATATGTCGGGAATGAGGTAATAAAGACCGCTGAAGTTTTGCATTCTCATCAGTTAACGCCTGTGGAATTAGGACCAAAAGAAGGTTTGGCATTAATTAATGGTACGCAATTTATGGCGGCGCATGCAGTTACTGCTGTGGTCGAGATGAGTCGTATTTTGGATACTGCAGATTTAATTGCTGCGATGACTATAGAAGGATTGAGTGGCTCGATTCATCCATTTTTACATGAATTACATGATCTTAGACCTTATAAAGGGAATAAATATGTGGCATCCACGCTTTACAATCTTTTGCATGGTTCGGCTATAGTGGACAACCATAAAAATTGCAATCGAGTACAAGATCCATATTCTTTGCGCTGCGTACCTCAGGTACATGGTGCCTCTCGCAATGCGTGGTTGCATTTAAAAGAAACTATTGAAATAGAAATAAATTCTGTCACGGATAATCCAATTATTATTAGCCCAGATTTGGCTATCAGTGGGGGAAGCTTTCATGGACAGCCGATTGCTATGCCGATGGACTATGCTACCCTTGCTGTATCTGAATTAGGAAATATTTCTGACCGAAGAGTATTTTTGAGTTTAGGTGGTGGTTATCAAGATGTACCCAAACTATTGGTTAAAGGAACTGGTTTGAATTCGGGATTCATGATATTACAATATACAACAGCAGCCTTGGCTAGTGAAAATAAATCTTTGTGTTTTCCTGCGAGTGCAGATAGTATTCCTACTTCTTTAGGTCAAGAGGATCATGTGAGCATGGGCTCAATTTCTGGTCGCAAATTGTTGCAAGTTGCCGATAATATTGATAAAATTCTGAGTATAGAATTGATTTGTGCTTGTCAAGCCATAGATTATTTACGTCCATTAAAATCTACACCAATTATTGAAGCATTACATGATAAAGTTCGTACTTTAATTACTCATGTTGAAGATGACCAGCCAATGCAAGAAATACTACATCATGCAGAAGCATTGGTGAAATCAGGAGCATTGATATCTATTGCCAAAGAAGTATCTCAAAATGAGCATATTCCTTATCAAGAAGAATCTGATTATTTCCAAAATTTTTAG
- a CDS encoding LysR family transcriptional regulator translates to MDYQIELRHLKYFQILAEELHYRKAAERLFISQPGLSRQIKQMEELLNVKLFERSRREVQLTAAGKYLKLETDKMFLHFLEINSNLEKIAQGVIATLKLGFIGSAVQTILPQLLKKIKKQYPSVEITLSELSNEKQMELLLKNELDFGFARIKETPLGLKSLPIFTEKFMLVLPKNHPKYQGKKTKLLDFKEESFILFSKEYSHSYYDLIMSIFLQQGFQPKVSLRTVNALTIFTMVEQHQGIAIVPTSLQKGYVTNVEFVPLNNIPQQTTLFLVWKEKSNNPAIPILLSIFNNIDQ, encoded by the coding sequence ATGGATTATCAAATAGAGCTAAGACATTTAAAATATTTCCAAATATTGGCGGAAGAATTACACTATAGAAAAGCTGCAGAAAGGCTCTTTATATCCCAACCAGGTTTGTCCAGACAGATCAAACAAATGGAAGAACTATTAAATGTTAAATTATTTGAAAGAAGCAGAAGAGAAGTGCAATTAACTGCAGCTGGAAAGTATTTAAAGTTAGAAACGGACAAAATGTTTCTACACTTCTTAGAAATTAATTCCAATTTGGAAAAAATAGCTCAAGGTGTTATCGCTACTTTAAAATTAGGATTTATCGGCTCAGCCGTACAAACCATACTCCCACAATTATTAAAGAAAATAAAAAAGCAATATCCATCGGTAGAAATTACATTAAGTGAACTTTCTAATGAAAAACAAATGGAATTATTACTAAAAAATGAGTTAGATTTTGGTTTTGCAAGGATAAAAGAAACTCCATTAGGACTAAAATCACTACCTATTTTTACAGAAAAATTCATGTTAGTCCTTCCCAAAAATCATCCAAAATATCAAGGAAAAAAGACGAAATTATTAGACTTCAAAGAAGAATCTTTTATTTTATTCTCAAAAGAATATAGTCATTCATATTATGATCTTATTATGAGTATTTTTTTACAACAAGGATTTCAACCAAAAGTTTCCTTAAGAACCGTAAATGCATTGACGATATTTACGATGGTGGAACAGCATCAAGGCATTGCTATTGTGCCAACTTCACTACAAAAGGGCTATGTTACAAATGTAGAATTTGTTCCACTAAACAATATACCACAGCAAACAACCTTGTTTTTAGTTTGGAAAGAAAAGTCGAACAATCCTGCAATTCCAATTTTACTTTCCATATTTAACAATATCGACCAATAA
- a CDS encoding DUF4859 domain-containing protein, whose product MTANYLTNKRIIKAFSLIGTFLLFTAILSARTLKHLANENNLHDSLKIYVPLELREMDFAQDSSKWSYHRSEQSTHFIVFWDKKYGNNDPNSNNIPAKYRVNIQDMLAKAENFYKENIGILKFAEVGYGKSNLDKYKMMIFLFYQDEWLAAGSGYDDVIGALWVNPTTCQPVGPIIGHEIGHCFQYQVRCDLGDNHGFRYGFGGNGGNTFWEQTAQWQSFQSYPADVFHSDFGSFTTNYNKHVLHEDYRYASYFIHYYWAQKHGIDIIGKIWRESKKPEDPIQAYQRLTNISNSVFNDEIYDQAARLVTWDLPAIREEGNGIIGRLSYKVNLQLDGSFITDTIFAPQSTGFNAIPLEVTPHTKIVKVHFKGLVNPAGFYHWKDTSRIGWRYGFVAYCKDGSRVYGKMYKNKNEVAAFSIPQNTIKLWFVVSGAPSTYVPHAWDDNNANDETMPYQVKFEHTNVLGYLDPNIKTIPHDTSIVADIKVKSDPSGYANAFYPLNVSVLSHGFGLQPDVIVDEMGKSIQLYSDSANYSFSDHHTTRGMGNWFDKKGAIVSWGDSATIFSEFEKDMFSFKIGQFPNRVKSGEHYTVKQKLVYMRPDQDKITVDFKFNITIE is encoded by the coding sequence ATGACTGCAAACTACTTGACTAATAAACGAATTATAAAAGCTTTTTCCTTAATAGGTACATTCTTGTTGTTTACTGCTATACTTAGTGCGAGAACTTTAAAGCATTTAGCCAATGAAAATAATTTACATGATAGTCTTAAAATTTATGTTCCGTTAGAATTGCGGGAAATGGATTTTGCACAGGATTCGAGTAAGTGGAGTTATCATCGATCTGAACAGTCCACACATTTTATCGTTTTTTGGGATAAGAAATACGGCAATAACGATCCTAATTCTAATAATATTCCTGCAAAATATCGTGTCAATATTCAAGATATGTTGGCTAAAGCAGAAAATTTTTACAAAGAAAATATTGGAATTTTAAAATTTGCAGAAGTTGGTTACGGGAAATCTAATTTGGATAAATATAAGATGATGATTTTCTTATTTTATCAAGATGAATGGCTTGCTGCGGGATCAGGGTACGACGATGTAATTGGTGCTCTATGGGTTAATCCAACGACTTGCCAACCTGTCGGTCCTATAATTGGACATGAAATAGGACATTGTTTCCAATATCAAGTAAGATGTGATTTAGGTGATAATCATGGATTTAGATATGGATTTGGTGGTAATGGAGGTAATACATTTTGGGAACAAACCGCGCAATGGCAGTCTTTTCAGTCCTATCCAGCAGATGTTTTTCATTCTGATTTTGGAAGTTTTACGACCAACTATAATAAGCATGTTTTACATGAAGATTATCGTTATGCAAGTTACTTTATACATTATTATTGGGCACAAAAACACGGGATTGATATTATTGGGAAAATATGGAGAGAATCTAAAAAGCCAGAAGATCCTATCCAAGCTTATCAACGCTTAACTAATATTAGTAATAGTGTGTTTAATGATGAAATCTATGATCAAGCTGCGCGTTTAGTAACTTGGGATCTGCCTGCAATTCGGGAGGAAGGGAATGGTATTATTGGTCGATTGTCTTATAAAGTAAACCTTCAATTAGACGGTAGTTTTATTACCGACACTATTTTTGCACCGCAATCTACTGGCTTTAATGCTATTCCATTAGAAGTTACGCCACATACAAAAATTGTAAAAGTTCATTTCAAAGGTCTTGTCAATCCTGCAGGCTTTTATCATTGGAAAGATACGAGTCGTATTGGATGGCGATATGGTTTTGTCGCTTATTGTAAAGATGGAAGTCGAGTATATGGAAAAATGTATAAAAATAAAAATGAAGTTGCTGCGTTTTCTATTCCTCAAAATACTATAAAACTTTGGTTTGTAGTATCAGGCGCACCATCAACGTATGTTCCACATGCATGGGATGATAATAATGCTAATGATGAAACCATGCCTTATCAAGTAAAGTTTGAGCATACAAACGTTTTGGGATATTTGGATCCAAATATTAAAACAATACCCCACGATACTTCTATCGTCGCTGATATTAAAGTTAAATCCGATCCTTCTGGTTATGCAAATGCTTTTTATCCTTTGAACGTTTCTGTTTTGTCTCATGGTTTTGGACTACAACCTGATGTAATTGTGGATGAAATGGGTAAATCTATTCAGTTATATAGTGATTCGGCAAATTATAGTTTTAGTGATCATCATACCACTAGAGGGATGGGTAATTGGTTTGACAAAAAAGGGGCAATTGTTTCATGGGGAGATAGTGCAACTATATTTTCTGAATTTGAAAAGGATATGTTTAGTTTTAAGATTGGACAATTTCCAAATAGGGTAAAATCTGGAGAGCATTACACTGTCAAGCAAAAATTGGTATATATGCGTCCGGATCAAGACAAAATAACCGTAGATTTTAAATTCAATATTACTATAGAATAA